The nucleotide sequence GGAGGGTGTGGTGCGAACGGGGCAGCTGAAATGGATTCAATCTTCGGCGGCTGGGCTAGATCATTTGCTGGTGCCCAGCGTGGTGGCATCCTCGATTGTTGTCACCAGTGCTTCAGGCGTGCTCTCAGATCAGGTGGCCGAACATACGGTGGCGTTGGTCACCGGGTTGTTGCGCGGACTGCCGGAGTACTTTCGTGCTCAACAGAAGAAGGAATATATTCGCCGCCCAACGCGTGATTTGCATCATTGTACGGTCGGCATTGTGGGGCTGGGAGGCGTGGGACGGCGTGTAGCGGAATTGCTTGCGCCGTTCAAAACGCGCATTCTGGCAACCGATTTTTACCCGGTCGACAAGCCACTGCACGTGGCAGAGTTGTGGCCGGCCAATCGACTGGACGATTTGCTGGCAGCCGTTGACGTGTTGGTGCTATGCGTGCCGCTCACCGAAGAAACGCGTTGGATGATCAATGCGAAGACATTGGCTAAGCTCAAACCAGGTGCTGTATTGGCGAATATGGCGCGGGGAAAATTAGTCGTGGAGAACGATTTGGTGGCAGCGCTGCAGTCCGGTCACTTATTCGGCGCCGTGTTGGACGTGGCCGCCGAGGAGCCGTTGCCGCCGGAAAGCAAACTTTGGGATTTGTCCAACGTAATCATCACGCCGCACGTGGCCGGTCAAAGCCGATGGCGGATCGACAACATGACCGATTTCTTTTGCGATAATTTGCGGCGCTATTTGGCCGGTCAGTCGTTACGTAACTTGGTAGACAAGCGGCTGGGTTTTCCGATTCGCAAAGCCTCGACGCAAAGCCTCGACGCAAAGCCAGTAAGGCAAATGCCGAGGTGATTGCGGCAAGTAGAAATCCATTTGGCTCGGGAACCGCCGAAGTACTGCTGCCTACATTCCGCAGTTTATTCAGCAACGCTTGCAAGTCGGTATTCGTGACTTTGCCATCGCCGTTGAGATCGGCGGTTGCCAACAAATCAACATCCGTAAAGTTTTGGTTCGCTTCGTAAGCAGGCAGATTCACCAAAGCAGAAAGCATCGTCACAATATCAGCCGATGTGACAATGCCGTCCCGATTGAAATCTCCCAGTATCGGCGGCGGCGCCGGCGTACCGGGCACCACTTCGCCTGTGGATAACTGCACGGCATGCGGTGAGCCTGAGCCCGAAAATACGATCGAATTCAGTTGAGCAAGGCTAAGTCCGCCGAACGATGCGCCAAAGAAAATGCGATCTGTGCCGCCGCCTGAAACCGAGCCGCTCCAATTGGCCACGGTTAGCGTTCCGGTCCAATGCAGCGCGTGGCTGTCGCTCAATTGAAGCATGCTGGAGCCTGCGCCCAAATCGATGGTTGAACTGGCCGACAATCCCAGGGCCGCCAGGGTTTCGCCAAATCCGCCGGTGGCAAACGTGCCTCCTCCAAGAACCAAATTGGAGGCGTTGGCAATACGGTTTGATGAACCCAATAACAGGGTTCCTTGATTCACCGTGGTGGGACCGATATATGTATTCGATCCCGTAAGCGTGATCGTTCCCAGGCCGGTTTTGGTGATGCCGCCATTGCCGGAGATTACGCCAGAAAGCGTGCCGCTAAAGCTGTTGCTGTTGATCGTGCCGCCGGTATTGGAAACGGAAATTGGCACGTTAACATTCAATTGGGCAATCGCCTGAAGCGTGCCCCCGCTCCAAACCAGCGAGCCGCCGGTGGTCCAATGGCTGGGCGTGCCAGCGCCGAGAACTAACTGCGAAAGCGCTAACGTACCACCGTTCAAATTAATAGTGCCAGTGTAGTTCGTGGCAATGGGATTATATACCGTATTGCCCAGGATGATGTTGTACGCTTGGACTGTTCCAGAATTGATTTGCAGCGAACCATTATTTTGATCGCCGATGGTCATCGTGTCGTATACGTTGAGTGTTCCGCCGCTAACGATGATTTTTTCGCCAGTTGCCGGACCGTTGCCGCCAATCGAAGCAGTCATGGCCGACGCCGTTCCTGACGAAATGGTGACCGCGCCATTGGCCGACCCGTTTCCGCG is from Pirellulales bacterium and encodes:
- a CDS encoding D-2-hydroxyacid dehydrogenase; this encodes MRIVLCYPVEPRHVAQIQAVVPQAEICDASQEAVARELFACDVFCGHPKVPVDWEGVVRTGQLKWIQSSAAGLDHLLVPSVVASSIVVTSASGVLSDQVAEHTVALVTGLLRGLPEYFRAQQKKEYIRRPTRDLHHCTVGIVGLGGVGRRVAELLAPFKTRILATDFYPVDKPLHVAELWPANRLDDLLAAVDVLVLCVPLTEETRWMINAKTLAKLKPGAVLANMARGKLVVENDLVAALQSGHLFGAVLDVAAEEPLPPESKLWDLSNVIITPHVAGQSRWRIDNMTDFFCDNLRRYLAGQSLRNLVDKRLGFPIRKASTQSLDAKPVRQMPR